TTATAGTTCGAGTCAACTAATTGCAAATGAGTGAAAGCATAACGATAGTAAATCGCACTCTCAAGCATTAGAAAGGTAGAATTCCACCTAGTGGGGACATCTTGACGCAAACCTCTTTTCTTATCAAGAGCTACCGATGATATACATTCCCTAAatttttcttttctgccttgAAAGCCTTTAATATACTTAACAGATTCACGTATTTTGAAAACAGATTCATCCATTTCTTTAAGACCCTTTTGAACAATCAAATTAATGATGTGAGCACAACACCTTATGTGAAAAAATTCACCCTTACACAACAAAGCATTTCTCAAGTTCAGTTGTGTTCTCAATGTACCAACAAATGAATCATTATTAGAAGCATTATCTAAAGTAATGGATCCTAGTTTGGACTCAATATTCCACTCACATAACATCTTATAAATTTTTTCAGATATGGTAATACGGTATGTGGTGATGGAAGATAAGAAAAATTCAGAAGCTTCTTATGCAGAACCCAATCAGATGTAATAAAGTGCGCAATAAGAGAGATATAACCATCAGTAGCAACCGACATCCACAAATCAGAGGTTAGGCTTACTCTACCATCAAAGTCTTGCAACATATTaaacattttttttcttttcaaacTGATAACAAGATAAAATATCTTTCTTCAAAGTGTTCTTACTGACTAAAGTAGACTTTGGATGTGCATAGATGAAGACATCTTTAATGCCTTCATAATCTACAAAGTGCAGTGGCAAATTATGCTTAATGACAACGTTGGTAATCAAATCTCTAAATACCCGAGGGTCAAACAATGTGTTTCGCAATGTCATAGATCCCTCGCTGCCAAACAAGACCATCTGCCTAATATCCTTGGTATCAGCACATACCTTTTAATGCTTCAGCAAGTTCCCGATACCATTTTTTGAATCATAGATGCACATGTAACCACACTTTATGCATCTTCCCCTCACTATTTTATCAGCTCCAGTGACGAGGTCAAACGTAGTCCAAACCATTAATCTCTTTCTTTTGGTAGCCGATTGTTCTTTGAACTTCGAAGAACCTTCACTAGGATGCTCAGTAGTAGGATTCTTAGTAGGAACATTTTCCAAAACATCAGCTTCATCGTCGCTTAGAGATTGATAACCCTGCAAATTAACACAAATTAGTAACAAATCGTATATAAACAATTGAGTAATTAACAAATTAAGGCATGAAAACAATTAAATAAACATTGATATTACCTTATCTATGAGATCATCCATGTTATCTAGGGTGTGAAGAGGTGAAGCGATTTAGGGTTTTGTAAAGAGGGAGGCGAAGGGCAGAATAAAAAAATAGTCGGATGTGGTTTGTGACTTGTGAGAGAAAAACCCTAACGGTGCTTTATATATGACTTTGTGTTGACCGCCTATCAACTTTCCTACTTGTTTGAGTACAATATTTTAATTAGCGTATGATTAAAATTGTACATTATGTTAAGTAGTATAtattatgtatgtatatatataatataaaaaatataaaaaacatatataacctatttcgtgtactttcgtatACTTTTCGTGTACCTAAATCAAAACCCATATCCGACACTAAATTTACCGTGTAATTTCGtattcgtgtactttcgtgtttcgtgtaccgAAAATCAAAACCCATATCCGTATTTTTTTCgtgtcgtttcgtgtcgtgtaccaAATTTCCCGCTCTAGTATTTGGTATTTGGTCGGTTGTAATATAATACCATTATAAGCAGAACACCCTCTATTTGATAGTTGGTCGGTTGTTTGGTACAGTTGTTTGTTATGATAAATAACAACCGTGTGATATATAGACATATATATGTAAACCGTgggatataataataaaataacattatattaatatttgaattGCTTTCATAGCTTCAGGGTTCGAATCTCGTCAATATCGTATTaaatttaaacttttatattctttatttttaacaatttctacagTTTCAAGGTCCGAGTCCCGTGAATAACATAATAtctattatattatttattttcagtcaagtctcaaattattataaaacatatattaatataacttattttatttttcaatttattttttaacTATTGAAAATCTATactaatatattaataatttaagataaaatatattattaaaaattattcgaGTGTTAAAAGTAATCCGTGCATGGCACGAGTTATAGGCTGGTAGTATATATATGAAATTTGGGCGCAGTGCGGTGTGGTGCGGTTTGAACGGCAATGTTAAAATGTCAAAACACAAATCGCAAATTGCAAATCGCAACGCACGCGCGATTTTATCAAAAATCAAACCGCAAAAGtatcataaaaaaataaaaattgcGTTTTACGGTAGGGTATGGGATAGTGCAGGCGGTTTATAGGGTTTGATATCACTTCCGGTGAAGTAAAAATGTATGACATATATAATACTTGAAAACTGATCTTTAATAATAAA
The sequence above is drawn from the Apium graveolens cultivar Ventura chromosome 2, ASM990537v1, whole genome shotgun sequence genome and encodes:
- the LOC141706507 gene encoding zinc finger BED domain-containing protein RICESLEEPER 2-like, which produces MLCEWNIESKLGSITLDNASNNDSFVGTLRTQLNLRNALLCKGEFFHIRCCAHIINLIVQKGLKEMDESVFKIRESVKYIKGFQGRKEKFRECISSVALDKKRGLRQDVPTRWNSTFLMLESAIYYRYAFTHLQLVDSNYKHGLSDDEWDKVEGICKFLSVFYNVTRLFSGSKYPTVNLYFSNIFLVELTLIKAVKDRNYIASSLLRE